In one Pseudoliparis swirei isolate HS2019 ecotype Mariana Trench chromosome 23, NWPU_hadal_v1, whole genome shotgun sequence genomic region, the following are encoded:
- the LOC130189031 gene encoding nuclear factor interleukin-3-regulated protein-like, whose translation MENLTSALNTLDNNSGDNNCGETFSSYEESLPSAEGSPNRLGRAAKGKPSMSCRRKREFISDEKKDACYWEKRRKNNEAAKRSREKRRLNDMVLENRVMALNDENTRLKTELLQLKLRFGLISTASYIEKSQQMGASSNAGNGGSSSSTQYYSSGYSSGSQVMMNSDSSETEQSGHGEGHRQMVKYSPRGSLSDMSDGSSRDSPEPLPFQIKQEGDRLEMDIASGTTTQIMFNIHRGLPAAPTHQQIQQHSQELEAAYHSQQQQQNHQQQQQQQPHQEPVTANNAVSQPAPHPPAAQRSVILYGSSSASYPVHQDIDVPAAQKQTCVSRLPPPIAESSAETLAGVMEQLERKTLDSPPYELTDSRHEGYGVGQHHLEQERHQQGRDPCPEILHQQVEGVNRSYLYHAHQQPHHPYLRAQDEEPPVLTYEGGHGGEAPYRGRPNPSSKDASSSDGHPRSSEKDASTDDDESPSLSCSDLGSYHGQHVASLHHPASSRGCSQAQGEVKGTALPHKLRLKHRAMSSGQESPMTPPSATPPPLPQHPYLSLTSQLSVVRESPAGGFKPAASAEGGRTESEKKETGGR comes from the coding sequence ATGGAAAACCTGACATCAGCTCTCAACACATTAGACAACAACTCAGGGGACAATAACTGCGGCGAGACCTTCAGCAGTTATGAAGAGTCTCTTCCTTCCGCCGAAGGGAGTCCGAATCGCCTGGGCCGCGCGGCCAAGGGCAAACCCAGCATGAGCTGCAGGCGGAAGCGCGAGTTCATTTCGGACGAGAAGAAGGACGCCTGCTACTGGGAGAAGCGCCGCAAGAACAACGAGGCCGCCAAGCGCTCCCGGGAGAAGCGGCGCCTCAACGACATGGTCTTGGAGAACCGCGTCATGGCGCTGAACGACGAGAACACGAGGCTCAAGACGGAGCTGCTCCAGCTGAAGCTGCGCTTCGGCCTCATAAGCACCGCCTCCTACATTGAAAAGAGCCAGCAGATGGGCGCCAGCAGCAACGCGGGAAACgggggctcctcctcctcgacccAGTACTACTCCAGCGGCTACTCCAGCGGTTCTCAGGTGATGATGAACTCCGATTCCTCGGAAACCGAGCAGTCCGGACACGGCGAGGGCCACAGGCAGATGGTGAAATACTCCCCGCGCGGCTCCTTGTCGGACATGTCGGACGGCTCGTCCAGAGACAGCCCGGAGCCGCTTCCTTTCCAGATCAAACAGGAGGGCGACCGGCTGGAGATGGACATCGCCAGTGGCACCACCACACAGATCATGTTCAACATCCACCGCGGTCTGCCCGCGGCGCCCACTCACCAGCAGATCCAGCAGCATTCTCAGGAGCTGGAGGCCGCATATCACAgccaacaacagcagcagaaccatcaacaacaacaacaacaacagccccaCCAGGAGCCGGTGACCGCGAACAACGCCGTCAGCCAGCCCGCCCCCCACCCACCGGCTGCCCAGAGGAGCGTCATTCTGTACGGCTCCAGCAGCGCCTCCTACCCTGTGCACCAGGACATCGATGTGCCGGCGGCCCAGAAGCAGACCTGCGTCAGCCGGCTGCCTCCGCCCATCGCAGAGAGCTCCgcggagacactggctggagtgatggagcagctggagaggaaGACGTTAGACTCCCCTCCATATGAGCTCACGGACAGCCGCCATGAGGGGTACGGCGTTGGCCAACACCACCTGGAGCAGGAGCGGCACCAGCAGGGGAGAGATCCGTGTCCAGAGATCCTCCACCAACAAGTGGAGGGGGTCAACCGCTCCTACCTGTACCACGCTCATCAGCAGCCCCATCATCCATACCTCAGGGCCCAAGACGAGGAGCCGCCCGTGCTTACCTACGAGGGCGGCCACGGAGGGGAGGCTCCCTACCGGGGCCGACCAAACCCCTCGAGCAAGGACGCCTCATCCAGCGACGGACATCCCCGCAGCTCCGAAAAAGACGCGTCCACGGACGATGACGAGTCCCCTTCCTTATCGTGCTCAGATCTGGGCAGCTACCACGGCCAACATGTCGCCAGCCTCCACCATCCAGCCTCCTCGCGGGGCTGCTCTCAGGCCCAGGGGGAGGTGAAGGGCACGGCGTTGCCCCACAAACTCCGACTCAAACACCGGGCCATGAGCTCCGGACAGGAATCCCCGATGACCCCTCCGTCCGCCACGCCGCCCCCCCTGCCCCAGCACCCTTACTTGTCCCTCACGTCGCAGCTGAGCGTCGTGCGGGAGAGCCCGGCCGGCGGCTTCAAACCGGCGGCCTCGGCGGAGGGGGGCAGGACGGAGAGCGAGAAGAAGGAGACGGGTGGACGATGA
- the nfil3-6 gene encoding nuclear factor, interleukin 3 regulated, member 6 isoform X2, which yields MMMYEEESQQDVAVLQTLESPGNPGAGGGGGGGGPLSFTDEAVSILTSGGLLARSLLGRGSAVKRKESPSSPGGVRRQREFIPVDKKDEGYWDKRRKNNEAAKRSREKRRVNDVVLEGRVLALLEENARLRAELLALKFRFVLAKDSPSGAAAPPLAADHGAQTLSPHYYLHRGDGGLHAGNRTGPPSSRASRDAGNLSEDSGFSTPDGSSVGSPIFFEDRLSDRGKLSPHAAEELGCDLHHSPGGVHHGAGGAAGKSDYAEAIWNLPHKLRFKNPGCGEAFDAAAERRSPAPFAAGQEGPREAAKGDPATAAHYAGSWLQQLDGEESRKGRRSPQCGGGGLQGPSEAVQYKHENTNLKSQLNSLSEEVAQLKKLFTEQLMAKVN from the coding sequence ATGATGATGTATGAGGAAGAGTCCCAGCAGGATGTGGCTGTGCTCCAGACTCTAGAGTCGCCCGGGAATCccggtgcaggaggaggaggaggaggaggagggcctcTGTCCTTCACAGATGAAGCCGTGTCCATCCTGACCTCCGGCGGCCTGTTGGCACGCTCCCTGCTGGGCCGCGGCTCGGCCGTCAAGCGCAAGGAGAGCCCGTCCTCGCCCGGCGGCGTGCGGCGCCAGCGCGAGTTCATCCCCGTGGACAAAAAGGACGAAGGCTACTGGGACAAGCGGCGGAAGAACAACGAGGCGGCCAAGCGCTCGCGGGAGAAGCGGCGCGTCAACGACGTGGTGCTGGAGGGCCGCGTGCTGGCTCTGCTGGAGGAGAACGCCCGCCTCCGGGCCGAGCTCCTGGCTCTCAAGTTCCGCTTCGTGCTGGCGAAGGACTCCCCGTCCGGCGCCGCCGCTCCGCCCCTCGCCGCCGACCACGGCGCCCAAACCCTGTCGCCGCACTATTACCTCCACAGAGGCGATGGAGGCCTCCACGCCGGCAACCGGACCGGCCCGCCAAGCTCCAGAGCCTCCAGGGACGCCGGCAACCTGTCGGAGGACTCCGGGTTCTCCACGCCGGACGGGTCCAGCGTGGGCAGTCCGATCTTCTTTGAAGACCGGCTGAGCGACCGCGGGAAACTCTCCCCGCACGCGGCAGAGGAGCTGGGCTGCGACCTCCATCACTCCCCCGGCGGCGTCCACCACGGCGCAGGAGGCGCCGCGGGGAAGTCGGACTACGCCGAGGCGATATGGAACCTCCCCCACAAGCTGCGTTTCAAGAACCCCGGCTGCGGGGAGGCGTTCGACGCCGCGGCGGAGAGGCGGAGCCCCGCGCCGTTCGCGGCGGGACAGGAAGGCCCGAGAGAGGCCGCCAAAGGGGACCCGGCGACCGCCGCGCACTACGCCGGCTCCTGGCTCCAGCAGCTGGATGGCGAGGAGAGCAGGAAGGGGAGGCGGTCCCCGcagtgcggcggcggcggcctccaAGGACCGAGCGAGGCGGTCCAGTACAAGCACGAGAACACGAACCTGAAGTCGCAGCTCAACTCCCTCAGCGAGGAGGTGGCGCAGCTGAAGAAGCTTTTCACGGAGCAACTCATGGCCAAGGTCAActga
- the nfil3-6 gene encoding nuclear factor, interleukin 3 regulated, member 6 isoform X1 codes for MVALLLHPQSAASTPTHTHTHTHTHLRGMMMYEEESQQDVAVLQTLESPGNPGAGGGGGGGGPLSFTDEAVSILTSGGLLARSLLGRGSAVKRKESPSSPGGVRRQREFIPVDKKDEGYWDKRRKNNEAAKRSREKRRVNDVVLEGRVLALLEENARLRAELLALKFRFVLAKDSPSGAAAPPLAADHGAQTLSPHYYLHRGDGGLHAGNRTGPPSSRASRDAGNLSEDSGFSTPDGSSVGSPIFFEDRLSDRGKLSPHAAEELGCDLHHSPGGVHHGAGGAAGKSDYAEAIWNLPHKLRFKNPGCGEAFDAAAERRSPAPFAAGQEGPREAAKGDPATAAHYAGSWLQQLDGEESRKGRRSPQCGGGGLQGPSEAVQYKHENTNLKSQLNSLSEEVAQLKKLFTEQLMAKVN; via the exons ATG GTGGCACTGTTGCTGCATCCTCAGAGCGCAGCgagcacccccacacacacacacacacacacacacacacacctgagaggcATGATGATGTATGAGGAAGAGTCCCAGCAGGATGTGGCTGTGCTCCAGACTCTAGAGTCGCCCGGGAATCccggtgcaggaggaggaggaggaggaggagggcctcTGTCCTTCACAGATGAAGCCGTGTCCATCCTGACCTCCGGCGGCCTGTTGGCACGCTCCCTGCTGGGCCGCGGCTCGGCCGTCAAGCGCAAGGAGAGCCCGTCCTCGCCCGGCGGCGTGCGGCGCCAGCGCGAGTTCATCCCCGTGGACAAAAAGGACGAAGGCTACTGGGACAAGCGGCGGAAGAACAACGAGGCGGCCAAGCGCTCGCGGGAGAAGCGGCGCGTCAACGACGTGGTGCTGGAGGGCCGCGTGCTGGCTCTGCTGGAGGAGAACGCCCGCCTCCGGGCCGAGCTCCTGGCTCTCAAGTTCCGCTTCGTGCTGGCGAAGGACTCCCCGTCCGGCGCCGCCGCTCCGCCCCTCGCCGCCGACCACGGCGCCCAAACCCTGTCGCCGCACTATTACCTCCACAGAGGCGATGGAGGCCTCCACGCCGGCAACCGGACCGGCCCGCCAAGCTCCAGAGCCTCCAGGGACGCCGGCAACCTGTCGGAGGACTCCGGGTTCTCCACGCCGGACGGGTCCAGCGTGGGCAGTCCGATCTTCTTTGAAGACCGGCTGAGCGACCGCGGGAAACTCTCCCCGCACGCGGCAGAGGAGCTGGGCTGCGACCTCCATCACTCCCCCGGCGGCGTCCACCACGGCGCAGGAGGCGCCGCGGGGAAGTCGGACTACGCCGAGGCGATATGGAACCTCCCCCACAAGCTGCGTTTCAAGAACCCCGGCTGCGGGGAGGCGTTCGACGCCGCGGCGGAGAGGCGGAGCCCCGCGCCGTTCGCGGCGGGACAGGAAGGCCCGAGAGAGGCCGCCAAAGGGGACCCGGCGACCGCCGCGCACTACGCCGGCTCCTGGCTCCAGCAGCTGGATGGCGAGGAGAGCAGGAAGGGGAGGCGGTCCCCGcagtgcggcggcggcggcctccaAGGACCGAGCGAGGCGGTCCAGTACAAGCACGAGAACACGAACCTGAAGTCGCAGCTCAACTCCCTCAGCGAGGAGGTGGCGCAGCTGAAGAAGCTTTTCACGGAGCAACTCATGGCCAAGGTCAActga